From a region of the Actinomycetes bacterium genome:
- a CDS encoding EAL domain-containing protein — MAVDEQAQPPRPATPDRVGLLATLLDAAPVPLAIWDLDGRFLLVNRAFAQLSGRSVAEHRGLSCEDVLGPVAPAYLRVLDQVRASGLPRDGVELAAPGDPDFAAHLVASFAPLRDADGSLVGVGCVMQDVTEQHVQRQLLTYQATHDQLTGLANRDLFMDRLQVALNKLGRSDGSVAVLFFDLDHFKAVNDSLGHKWGDRLLRTVGMRLERVLRPGDTVARLGGDEFAMLCEGLPDAQDAVNIGQRMVVATAEPITDGEHTVEVTASVGVAVARGPGIDPVALVRDADVAMYQAKELGRNRVAMFDREMRRQAVARVDVERELKTAIETGQLTLHYQPIVDVDAGRMLGLEALVRWQHPYRGLLEPNEFVPLAEQSGLIYELGAWVLDEACRQLAEWQREGIRLGGRLAVNLSARQLTHVDLPSLVARTLDKHGLSGDVLSLEVTESAVMTGAAPGVVIDRLKALGAQLSVDDFGTGYSSLSYLHRLPVDTLKIDRSFVESLGRDDAARVITSAILQLSHALEVSVVAEGVEDAAQIRELMALGCSSMQGFFFSEPLTAEQMGTLLREPDRLSASMAAIPRQRAASPARGMLGGR, encoded by the coding sequence ATGGCAGTGGACGAGCAGGCCCAGCCACCCCGACCGGCGACCCCCGACCGGGTCGGGCTCCTCGCGACGCTGCTCGACGCGGCCCCGGTGCCGCTGGCCATCTGGGACCTCGACGGGCGCTTCCTGCTGGTGAACCGGGCATTCGCGCAGCTCTCGGGGCGCTCGGTCGCCGAGCACCGGGGGTTGTCGTGCGAAGACGTCCTCGGGCCGGTGGCACCGGCGTACCTGCGCGTCCTCGACCAGGTCCGTGCGTCCGGCCTGCCCCGCGACGGCGTTGAGCTGGCCGCCCCGGGCGACCCCGACTTCGCGGCCCACCTCGTGGCCAGCTTCGCCCCGCTGCGCGACGCCGACGGGTCTCTCGTCGGCGTCGGCTGCGTCATGCAGGACGTGACCGAGCAGCACGTCCAGCGTCAGCTCCTCACCTACCAGGCCACGCACGACCAGCTGACCGGCCTGGCCAACCGTGACCTGTTCATGGACCGGCTGCAGGTGGCGCTCAACAAGCTCGGCCGTAGCGACGGGTCGGTCGCGGTCCTGTTCTTCGACCTCGACCACTTCAAGGCGGTCAACGACTCGCTCGGGCACAAGTGGGGCGACCGGTTGCTGCGCACCGTCGGCATGCGCCTGGAGAGGGTGCTGCGACCCGGGGACACCGTGGCCAGGCTCGGCGGGGACGAGTTCGCGATGCTCTGCGAGGGGCTGCCCGACGCGCAGGACGCCGTCAACATCGGCCAGCGGATGGTGGTGGCCACCGCCGAGCCGATCACCGACGGCGAGCACACGGTCGAGGTGACGGCCAGTGTCGGCGTCGCCGTCGCGCGCGGTCCCGGGATCGACCCGGTGGCACTGGTCCGGGACGCCGACGTGGCCATGTACCAGGCGAAGGAGCTGGGCCGGAACCGGGTGGCCATGTTCGACCGCGAGATGCGCCGCCAGGCAGTCGCTCGCGTCGACGTCGAACGCGAGCTCAAGACGGCGATCGAGACCGGCCAGCTGACCCTTCACTACCAGCCGATCGTGGACGTGGACGCCGGCCGGATGCTCGGGCTGGAGGCACTCGTTCGCTGGCAGCACCCCTATCGGGGACTGCTCGAACCCAACGAGTTCGTCCCGCTCGCCGAGCAGTCGGGGCTGATCTACGAGCTCGGCGCCTGGGTGCTCGACGAGGCATGCCGGCAGCTGGCCGAGTGGCAGCGGGAGGGGATCCGCCTCGGCGGCCGTCTCGCCGTGAACCTGTCGGCCCGGCAGCTCACCCATGTCGACCTGCCCTCGCTGGTGGCGCGCACCCTCGACAAGCACGGCCTGTCGGGCGACGTGCTCTCTCTCGAGGTCACCGAGAGCGCGGTGATGACCGGGGCGGCCCCGGGCGTGGTCATCGATCGGCTGAAGGCGCTCGGCGCGCAGCTGTCGGTGGACGACTTCGGCACGGGGTACTCCTCGCTGTCCTACCTGCACCGTCTCCCGGTGGACACCCTGAAGATCGACCGCTCGTTCGTGGAGAGCCTGGGTCGCGATGACGCCGCCAGGGTCATCACGTCGGCGATCCTTCAGCTCTCGCACGCGCTGGAGGTCTCGGTCGTCGCCGAGGGGGTCGAGGACGCGGCCCAGATCCGCGAGCTCATGGCTCTCGGCTGCAGCAGCATGCAGGGCTTCTTCTTCTCCGAACCGCTCACCGCCGAGCAGATGGGCACGCTGCTGCGCGAGCCGGACCGGCTGAGCGCCTCGATGGCGGCGATCCCTCGTCAGCGGGCGGCCAGTCCCGCCCGCGGGATGCTGGGGGGCCGCTGA
- the aroQ gene encoding type II 3-dehydroquinate dehydratase — protein sequence MPSVLLVNGPNLDLLGQREPETYGSETLSEVEARVVALGLELGVDVECVQRSGEGELVEQVHRARSMHGLILNAGGYSHYSYALRDAVAAAEVPCIEVHISNIHAREEFRHTSVIAPVTAGFISGCGTLGYELALRACVARIDEGWRSGR from the coding sequence GTGCCCTCGGTCCTCCTCGTCAACGGGCCCAACCTCGACCTGCTCGGCCAGCGCGAGCCGGAGACGTACGGCTCGGAGACCCTCAGCGAGGTCGAGGCCCGCGTGGTCGCCCTCGGTCTCGAGCTCGGCGTCGACGTGGAGTGCGTGCAGCGCAGCGGGGAGGGCGAGCTCGTCGAGCAGGTGCACCGCGCTCGATCGATGCACGGCCTGATCCTCAACGCCGGCGGGTACTCCCACTACAGCTACGCCCTGCGGGACGCCGTCGCCGCCGCCGAGGTGCCGTGCATCGAGGTGCACATCTCCAACATCCACGCGCGGGAGGAGTTCCGGCACACCTCGGTGATCGCCCCGGTCACCGCCGGGTTCATCAGCGGGTGCGGGACCCTGGGGTACGAGCTCGCGCTGCGCGCCTGCGTCGCCCGCATCGACGAGGGTTGGCGCTCCGGGCGCTGA
- a CDS encoding heparinase II/III family protein — protein MLVVLAAGIQPAGQAGVHGRPDPQCTGSQFVSSRDDSHRAAEIMSGWLRLPGFARVRLRERPTWHENPFHDPNWAYQYQSLRWLDVLRRESVRTGSSRMRRRYLFLLRTWLSANPHSERASEDPMAWSDMGVGLRAIELVCAAQVARGAKWLTYAMKEHAAALSDPAEYRGVGNHSLHQDMGLLALGCHARRRDWRDLAILRLRALAARSIDSQGVDDEGSTKYEYLNFRWYLEATHRLKDCGQPAASELAPVRLMPEFLAQATTPDGRLVGLGDSQPLWRVFPLRGTEHEYAVTRGAQGPRPTRTLAIYRRGYLFSRSTWAPRVTSASLLTLRFGQSRSEASHGQDDATDVTFYALGRELLWGDGTYGGSPTDPYRKYVKSPAAQNVVDIPGAAYRRTVRTPLLGHGSTAVYDYATVRSTVFSGYQDRRTVLHVKRGPFLVVDDKISQSVSRHVVQRWQLGEDRLTLVARDRVTTLGAGTNAVLVWVGDHPTLSVVKGRTQPSLDGWRSDRSRRAVPSPTVEASVKAAVIRLTMVLVPIAGGDTGVQVRISEIRTVGGTRTFVVAARGWRYSVRLGDVRASARRL, from the coding sequence GTGCTCGTGGTCCTCGCGGCCGGTATCCAGCCGGCTGGCCAGGCAGGCGTCCACGGTCGCCCCGATCCTCAGTGCACGGGTAGCCAGTTCGTCAGCTCGCGCGACGACAGCCACCGGGCCGCGGAGATCATGTCAGGTTGGTTGCGGCTGCCCGGCTTCGCGCGCGTGCGGCTGCGAGAGCGTCCAACCTGGCATGAGAACCCGTTCCATGACCCGAACTGGGCTTATCAGTATCAGTCGCTGCGCTGGCTGGATGTTCTGCGGCGCGAGTCGGTGCGGACGGGGTCGTCGAGGATGCGAAGGCGCTACCTGTTTCTCCTGCGGACTTGGCTGTCGGCCAATCCGCACAGTGAACGCGCGTCCGAGGATCCGATGGCCTGGTCTGACATGGGCGTCGGTCTCCGTGCGATCGAGCTCGTGTGCGCTGCCCAGGTCGCGCGGGGGGCCAAGTGGCTGACCTACGCGATGAAAGAGCATGCAGCAGCACTGAGCGACCCCGCAGAGTACCGCGGCGTCGGCAACCACTCTCTCCACCAGGACATGGGTCTGCTGGCCCTGGGTTGCCACGCCCGGCGTCGGGACTGGCGGGACCTCGCGATCCTACGGCTGCGAGCGCTCGCGGCGCGCAGCATCGATTCTCAGGGAGTCGATGACGAGGGGTCGACGAAGTACGAGTACCTGAACTTCAGGTGGTACCTCGAGGCGACGCACCGCCTCAAGGACTGTGGCCAGCCAGCAGCTTCGGAGCTTGCCCCGGTCAGGCTCATGCCTGAATTCCTGGCTCAGGCGACCACCCCCGACGGCCGTCTCGTCGGTTTGGGGGACTCCCAACCGCTCTGGAGGGTCTTCCCTCTCCGGGGAACGGAACACGAATACGCGGTCACCCGAGGCGCGCAGGGTCCGCGGCCGACCCGCACCCTCGCCATCTATCGACGGGGGTATCTGTTCTCACGCTCGACGTGGGCGCCGCGGGTGACCTCCGCGTCCCTTCTCACCCTGCGCTTCGGGCAGAGCAGGTCCGAGGCGAGCCATGGCCAAGATGACGCCACCGATGTCACGTTTTATGCCTTGGGCCGCGAGCTGCTCTGGGGGGACGGAACGTACGGGGGCAGCCCGACGGATCCCTATCGCAAGTACGTGAAGAGCCCCGCGGCGCAGAATGTCGTCGACATCCCGGGAGCGGCCTACCGGCGAACGGTTCGTACCCCGCTGCTCGGCCACGGGTCGACGGCGGTGTACGACTACGCCACAGTGCGCAGCACTGTGTTCTCCGGCTACCAGGACCGGCGCACGGTGCTGCACGTCAAGCGCGGTCCCTTCCTCGTCGTGGACGACAAGATCAGCCAGTCGGTGTCCCGCCATGTGGTGCAACGGTGGCAACTCGGTGAGGACCGGCTCACACTGGTGGCGCGGGATCGCGTTACCACTCTGGGTGCCGGCACCAACGCTGTCCTCGTCTGGGTCGGAGATCATCCCACTCTTTCCGTGGTGAAGGGCAGGACTCAGCCGTCTCTGGACGGATGGCGCAGTGACCGAAGCCGTCGCGCGGTTCCGTCTCCTACGGTGGAGGCCTCAGTGAAGGCGGCGGTGATCAGGTTGACGATGGTGCTGGTGCCGATCGCTGGTGGGGACACCGGGGTCCAGGTACGGATCAGCGAGATCCGCACCGTGGGGGGCACGCGGACGTTTGTCGTAGCTGCCCGCGGCTGGCGTTACTCGGTACGCCTCGGCGACGTGCGCGCATCGGCTCGGCGGCTCTAA